A window of Hyperolius riggenbachi isolate aHypRig1 chromosome 1, aHypRig1.pri, whole genome shotgun sequence contains these coding sequences:
- the BBS12 gene encoding Bardet-Biedl syndrome 12 protein, with product MSERSHVGLIELCSLSSSVKSLLGPLKSYKFIYDQDTQQSTLTCSSFRLLESLNLTSAVGQHLYEAIHIHQKTYKTGVTTLVFLVGAWSKAVLGCLQQGVPVPLIVSVMLEALNSCIDIAECFHIKIDNVLINNQKSDKLTSLREETVCIQCRKSNCVSCSNHPVTSGSHHGNHLHRNRMETHSRPTHAGDFLGKTCHMNKLSHSRHFSVPNRSCFHSSGSTLPTNNHTLRDLTQSLSHGNSETMNLVEEAVQLLCESAQTTSINKDLFQASQLELCVLKGQTDALSNALFGYATLVPAENYELIKRWEGKALKLLLLDGELTEKYRHLGFNKATNVNSISQFKSTETTQHDHSWTSTACRTFCQAGIDIILVRGDVCPQLMMQCRQKHILIIPHVRQNVLEAFCECTGAEPVTYLAQISCHSIGGNVSVTVYTVLECDQKLAIILQAPRLNFVTAVVSCRLLAKEQALEDQFWACCHRLHHAINEQKVLPGGGAVELLCLSHLRKLEENTGTSSTDIRSFYRSSWVSATTVHYKCYIYRCLAEGFSRYLSVLLCNMERYASEMEALTFIQKKLKNISEFSSPSSYNLNEYFRGIVSFTDQRPSVSYEPVTVYDNLVPKLEAWRSALHLVLMVLQSDAEIITGSAPHTKMAKADFVTNKPAFL from the coding sequence ATGTCGGAAAGATCTCACGTTGGACTGATAGAATTATGCAGCCTCTCATCTTCAGTAAAGTCCTTGCTTGGACCCTTGAAATCATATAAGTTTATTTATGACCAAGACACCCAACAGAGTACATTAACCTGCTCATCATTCCGACTTCTGGAGAGTCTAAACTTGACAAGTGCtgttggccagcatctttatgaaGCCATTCATATCCATCAGAAGACATACAAAACTGGGGTGACAACTTTGGTTTTCCTAGTTGGAGCCTGGAGCAAAGCAGTTCTGGGATGTCTGCAGCAAGGGGTTCCTGTTCCACTAATTGTTTCTGTAATGCTGGAAGCTCTGAACTCTTGCATTGACATTGCTGAGTGCTTTCACATAAAAATCgataatgtactgataaataaCCAAAAATCAGATAAACTGACATCTCTCCGAGAGGAAACTGTTTGTATCCAATGTAGAAAAAGTAATTGTGTTTCCTGCTCAAATCACCCTGTTACATCTGGTTCTCATCATGGAAATCACCTGCATAGAAACAGGATGGAAACGCACAGTAGACCGACTCATGCAGGAGACTTCCTCGGCAAGACTTGTCACATGAATAAGCTCTCACACAGCAGACACTTCTCTGTCCCTAACAGAAGCTGTTTTCACAGCTCAGGATCAACACTTCCTACCAATAATCATACTTTAAGAGATCTGACTCAGTCTTTGAGTCATGGAAATTCAGAAACCATGAATCTTGTGGAAGAGGCTGTTCAACTTCTCTGTGAAAGTGCTCAAACTACTTCCATCAATAAAGACCTCTTCCAGGCATCACAACTTGAGCTTTGTGTTTTAAAAGGTCAGACAGATGCATTGTCAAATGCTTTATTTGGCTATGCTACTTTAGTGCCAGCAGAGAACTATGAACTTATCAAACGATGGGAAGGCAAAGCTTTGAAACTCCTTCTTTTAGATGGAGAACTGACTGAAAAATACAGACATTTAGGCTTCAATAAAGCGACCAATGTAAACTCGATATCTCAGTTTAAAAGCACGGAGACGACTCAACATGATCATTCCTGGACAAGTACTGCTTGTAGGACGTTTTGTCAGGCTGGTATTGACATCATTTTAGTCAGGGGTGATGTCTGTCCACAGCTTATGATGCAGTGCAGACAAAAACATATTCTAATTATCCCTCATGTACGACAAAATGTTCTGGAGGCATTTTGTGAATGCACAGGAGCAGAGCCTGTGACATACCTAGCACAGATAAGCTGCCACAGCATAGGCGGCAATGTATCTGTCACTGTGTATACTGTTCTAGAATGCGACCAAAAGTTAGCCATTATCCTCCAGGCACCCAGGTTGAATTTTGTCACAGCTGTAGTAAGTTGCAGACTGCTAGCCAAGGAGCAAGCACTTGAAGATCAGTTTTGGGCCTGCTGTCATAGATTACATCATGCCATTAATGAGCAAAAAGTGCTTCCTGGTGGAGGTGCAGTTGAACTCTTGTGTCTTAGTCACCTGAGAAAACTTGAAGAAAACACTGGAACTTCAAGTACAGACATTAGAAGCTTTTACAGGTCATCATGGGTGTCTGCTACGACCGTACATTACAAATGTTATATTTACAGATGCTTAGCTGAAGGCTTCTCCCGATATCTTTCTGTTCTTCTCTGTAACATGGAGAGATATGCTTCAGAGATGGAAGCCTTGACTTTCATACAAAAGAAGCTAAAGAACATTAGTGAGTTTTCCTCTCCTTCGTCGTATAATTTAAATGAATATTTCAGAGGTATTGTTTCATTTACAGATCAAAGACCTTCAGTATCCTATGAACCAGTAACAGTGTATGATAATCTAGTTCCAAAGCTGGAAGCGTGGCGCAGTGCTCTACACTTAGTTCTCATGGTACTTCAGTCTGATGCGGAGATCATCACAGGGTCAGCCCCACACACAAAAATGGCAAAGGCAGATTTTGTAACCAATAAGCCTGCCTTTCTCTAG